Proteins from one Deinococcus sp. AB2017081 genomic window:
- a CDS encoding allantoate amidohydrolase, with the protein MNPSVNLSELNARVLAACAELARLTEVPGETTRPYLCPSTRDVHAFLFAWAARLDLSVRVDAVGNLRARREGPRPDAPTLYAGSHIDTVPNAGAFDGVLGVLLAYALAEAVQGQELPFALELLAFSEEEGVRYGVPFIGSRALTGTADAMLGLTDADGLTVADAITQFGLNPDQLPEARVQGQSLGFLEFHIEQGPVLQAAGAAVGVVTAIAGQNRVLLDFTGRASHAGTTPMLHRRDALAAAARFVVAAEDRARHTPGLVATVGVMHARPGAINIVPGDVHCTLDIRHEHDAVRLEKLPLLLADAERFATERGVTLTVTPKMEEPATPMDAGFRALLHRAAEAEGLAHPELVSGAGHDAMVMATVMPAAMLFIRSPNALSHHPDEMVNAEDVEAALRVGVRFVEELAQEVRA; encoded by the coding sequence GTGAATCCGAGCGTGAACCTGAGTGAGTTGAATGCCCGCGTGCTGGCCGCGTGCGCGGAGCTGGCGCGGCTGACAGAGGTGCCGGGCGAGACGACCCGCCCGTACCTGTGCCCGAGCACGCGCGACGTGCACGCCTTCCTGTTCGCGTGGGCGGCCCGGCTGGATCTGAGCGTGCGGGTGGACGCGGTGGGGAACCTCCGCGCGCGCCGTGAGGGGCCGCGCCCGGACGCGCCGACCCTGTACGCGGGGTCGCACATCGACACGGTGCCGAACGCGGGGGCCTTCGATGGGGTTCTTGGCGTGCTGCTCGCGTACGCGCTGGCCGAGGCGGTGCAGGGGCAGGAGCTGCCGTTCGCGCTGGAGCTGCTGGCGTTCTCGGAGGAGGAGGGCGTGCGCTACGGCGTGCCATTCATCGGGTCGCGGGCGCTGACCGGCACGGCCGACGCGATGCTGGGCCTGACGGACGCGGACGGGCTGACCGTCGCGGACGCCATTACCCAGTTCGGCCTGAACCCGGATCAGCTGCCGGAGGCGCGGGTGCAGGGTCAGTCGCTGGGCTTCCTGGAATTCCACATCGAGCAGGGGCCAGTGCTCCAGGCGGCAGGCGCGGCGGTGGGCGTGGTCACAGCGATTGCCGGGCAGAACCGCGTGCTGCTGGACTTCACGGGCCGGGCGTCGCACGCGGGCACCACGCCCATGTTGCACCGGCGGGACGCGCTGGCGGCGGCGGCGCGATTCGTGGTGGCGGCGGAAGACCGGGCGCGGCACACGCCGGGCCTCGTGGCGACGGTGGGGGTCATGCACGCGCGGCCGGGCGCGATCAACATCGTGCCGGGGGACGTGCACTGCACGCTGGACATCCGCCACGAGCACGACGCCGTGCGGCTGGAGAAGCTGCCGCTGCTGCTGGCCGACGCCGAGCGCTTCGCCACCGAACGCGGCGTCACGCTGACGGTCACGCCGAAGATGGAGGAACCCGCCACGCCGATGGACGCGGGCTTCCGGGCGCTGCTGCACCGCGCGGCGGAGGCCGAGGGCCTCGCGCACCCGGAGCTCGTGAGCGGCGCGGGGCACGACGCGATGGTCATGGCGACCGTCATGCCCGCCGCGATGCTGTTCATCCGCTCGCCGAACGCGCTGAGCCACCACCCGGACGAGATGGTGAACGCGGAGGACGTGGAGGCCGCCCTGCGCGTCGGCGTGCGCTTCGTGGAGGAGCTGGCGCAGGAGGTGCGCGCGTGA
- a CDS encoding aldolase/citrate lyase family protein: MPTPPLSLTPAAHALAAHLHAELRGRWTTLPDASPPPPGPVPAFRAAPIPDDLHGRRAELIVEASDLPALRRALDSDADAVVIDLDDTFSPTRANVQAAYDALEWAATTGKPLLVRPRALYATEPHLTLGGPGIAALCDLSAILAARPGDPPHLYIPKLETVAEAQFWHDALTLAEAHLGLPADTVHVCLQIETFPGLLHAEALLHALHPRAYGLNAGRWDYVFSLVKHVGPTRAGPVPTRSQLTMDVPAMRAYAEHLVAVCREHGAEAIGGTASLAPDPADPTPALDAVRADKQREAAQGFTAAWAGLPELVGVVREGIASQSSETPQSASRPAPLEGSQRADHCLPLRGGARRAEGFTGPGLSATLTALPTPPAIPVAELRDSISLALDVFAAWLEGRGVVVRAGRVEDTATAELARALVWQWVRVGARLDDGEVLTPARYRSERGALMPDNAGASRLLDHLVLAEVCPAYFPREAQSLFPDLFQGVSP; the protein is encoded by the coding sequence ATGCCCACGCCACCCCTGAGCCTGACCCCCGCCGCGCACGCCCTCGCCGCGCACCTGCACGCCGAGCTGCGCGGCCGCTGGACGACCCTGCCGGATGCCTCCCCACCCCCGCCTGGCCCGGTGCCCGCCTTCCGCGCCGCGCCCATCCCCGACGACCTGCACGGCCGCCGCGCCGAGCTGATCGTCGAGGCGTCCGACCTGCCCGCCCTGCGCCGCGCCCTCGACTCGGACGCCGACGCGGTCGTCATCGACCTCGACGACACCTTCTCCCCCACCCGCGCGAACGTGCAGGCCGCGTACGACGCGCTGGAGTGGGCGGCCACCACAGGAAAGCCGCTCCTCGTGCGGCCCCGCGCCCTGTACGCCACGGAACCGCACCTGACCCTCGGCGGGCCCGGAATCGCCGCCCTGTGCGACCTGAGCGCCATCCTGGCTGCCCGCCCAGGCGATCCGCCGCACCTGTACATCCCCAAGCTGGAGACCGTGGCCGAGGCGCAGTTCTGGCACGACGCCCTGACCCTCGCAGAGGCGCACCTAGGCCTGCCTGCGGACACCGTGCACGTGTGCCTCCAGATCGAGACCTTCCCCGGCCTGCTGCACGCCGAAGCGCTGCTGCACGCCCTCCACCCCCGCGCGTACGGCCTGAACGCCGGGCGGTGGGACTACGTGTTCAGCCTTGTCAAACACGTCGGCCCCACCCGCGCCGGCCCCGTGCCCACACGCTCACAGCTCACCATGGACGTGCCCGCCATGCGCGCCTACGCCGAGCACCTCGTCGCCGTGTGCCGCGAGCACGGCGCGGAGGCCATCGGCGGCACCGCGTCCCTCGCCCCCGACCCCGCCGACCCCACCCCCGCCCTCGACGCCGTGCGCGCCGACAAGCAGCGCGAGGCCGCCCAGGGCTTCACCGCCGCGTGGGCCGGCCTGCCGGAACTGGTCGGGGTGGTGCGGGAGGGGATTGCGAGTCAGTCGAGTGAAACCCCTCAGTCCGCTTCGCGGCCAGCTCCCCTTGAGGGGAGCCAACGAGCAGATCATTGCCTCCCCTTGAGGGGAGGTGCCCGAAGGGCGGAGGGGTTCACCGGGCCTGGCCTCTCCGCGACCCTCACCGCCCTCCCCACCCCACCCGCCATCCCCGTGGCGGAACTCCGAGATTCCATCTCCCTGGCGCTGGACGTGTTCGCGGCGTGGCTGGAGGGGCGCGGCGTGGTGGTGCGCGCGGGGCGGGTGGAGGACACGGCGACGGCGGAGCTGGCGCGGGCGCTGGTGTGGCAGTGGGTGCGGGTGGGCGCGCGGCTGGACGACGGGGAGGTGTTGACCCCGGCGCGGTACCGGAGCGAGCGGGGGGCGCTGATGCCGGACAATGCGGGAGCATCACGGTTACTTGATCATCTGGTGCTGGCCGAGGTGTGCCCAGCCTACTTCCCACGTGAGGCGCAATCTCTGTTCCCTGACCTCTTCCAAGGAGTGAGCCCTTGA